From the genome of Ignavibacteriales bacterium, one region includes:
- a CDS encoding ATP-grasp domain-containing protein produces the protein MEGSIISSYLPNKKLKVALTYNVKPEENNFSDTIPLSLHEKSAETFNDTYAEWDTIETVNALRDALELFHDVTMIEANENAFENFKKVKPDIVFNVAECANGISREAQIPAMLDMLQIPYTGSDPLTLTTCLDKARAKEVLSYHNIHTAKFLLIETLEDLANFSLKFPVMIKPVAEGSSKGIFNSSLVKNISELTERLSTNLEIYNQPFLVEEYLPGREFTVALIGNDSETEVLPIVEINLHELPKELAPIYSYEAKWIADTRENPLNIFSCPADIDKTLYKKIEDIALRTYKVLRCKDWSRVDVRLDADGEPNIIEVNPLPGILPDPKDNSCFPKAARVHGLSYEEMINKVLLTAAKRYNLL, from the coding sequence TTGGAAGGAAGCATTATTAGTTCTTATCTACCAAATAAAAAGTTAAAAGTTGCTCTCACATATAATGTCAAACCGGAAGAAAATAATTTTTCCGACACAATACCTCTCTCTCTTCATGAAAAATCAGCAGAAACATTCAATGATACTTACGCAGAGTGGGATACAATCGAGACAGTGAACGCACTAAGAGACGCATTAGAACTTTTTCACGACGTAACGATGATCGAAGCGAATGAAAATGCATTTGAAAATTTTAAAAAAGTAAAACCGGATATTGTCTTCAATGTAGCTGAATGTGCAAACGGTATAAGTCGGGAAGCACAGATACCTGCAATGCTCGACATGCTGCAAATTCCTTATACCGGTTCCGATCCATTGACACTTACAACTTGTCTTGATAAAGCGCGGGCAAAAGAAGTTCTGTCATATCATAATATTCATACGGCAAAATTTTTATTGATCGAAACTCTAGAAGATCTCGCAAATTTCAGTTTGAAATTCCCGGTTATGATCAAACCTGTAGCCGAAGGATCAAGTAAAGGGATTTTTAATTCTTCTCTTGTTAAAAATATTAGTGAACTCACCGAGAGACTTTCAACGAATCTTGAAATTTATAATCAACCCTTCCTTGTTGAAGAATACTTACCCGGAAGAGAATTTACAGTAGCATTGATTGGAAATGATTCCGAAACAGAAGTTTTACCTATTGTTGAAATAAATTTGCATGAACTTCCAAAGGAATTAGCACCGATCTATTCTTATGAAGCCAAGTGGATTGCAGACACACGGGAAAATCCTTTGAACATTTTTAGCTGTCCTGCCGATATTGACAAGACACTATATAAAAAGATAGAAGACATAGCTCTTAGAACTTACAAAGTGCTGCGCTGCAAAGACTGGAGCCGTGTTGATGTTCGACTCGATGCCGATGGCGAACCGAACATAATTGAAGTTAATCCTCTACCGGGAATACTTCCCGATCCGAAAGACAATTCATGTTTTCCAAAGGCGGCACGCGTACACGGGCTCTCTTATGAAGAGATGATTAACAAAGTTTTATTAACTGCGGCTAAGAGATATAATTTATTATGA
- a CDS encoding ATP-grasp domain-containing protein → MNLEQKVLICYNEPTRFYDNYIGKNVSDSKENVDLSEREFLKQITMIKKSLSKKYMSVETLAVNSDIKLAMKKILHYSPDLIFNFVESVEGNSNLESYVAGLFDLMEIPYTGNGPVSLGNCLIKSRTKQILQSHGVRTPKHMIVNVNQYPEKNNFLLKFPVILKLAREDASIGISELSVVNKFDSLKERLEYLFGSFNQEVLIEEYIDGRELNVAILGNQILPISEIRFDGLPDEFPKIVTYEAKWSPESVYFKNTIPRCPAPLDDNLKQKIEKMAMEAFEALECRDYARVDIRLNQRNVPYVIEVNPNPDISPDTGFVRSAATAGIGYDELLFKISTFALKRMTYDTQAAS, encoded by the coding sequence ATGAACCTAGAACAGAAAGTGTTGATCTGTTATAATGAACCGACCCGTTTTTACGATAATTACATTGGGAAAAATGTTTCCGATAGTAAAGAGAACGTTGATTTATCCGAACGTGAATTTTTAAAACAGATCACAATGATTAAGAAATCGCTTTCCAAAAAATATATGAGTGTTGAAACCCTCGCGGTGAACAGCGATATAAAATTGGCAATGAAGAAAATTCTCCATTACTCACCGGATTTGATTTTTAATTTTGTAGAATCGGTTGAGGGGAATTCAAACTTAGAAAGTTACGTTGCCGGTCTTTTTGATCTGATGGAAATTCCTTATACCGGGAATGGTCCTGTTAGTCTTGGCAACTGCCTAATCAAATCCAGGACGAAACAAATACTGCAGTCGCATGGTGTAAGAACTCCAAAACATATGATTGTGAACGTGAACCAGTATCCGGAAAAAAATAATTTCTTATTGAAATTTCCTGTAATCCTAAAACTAGCCCGAGAAGACGCAAGTATCGGTATTTCGGAATTATCGGTCGTAAATAAATTCGATTCGTTGAAAGAAAGATTAGAATACCTATTCGGTTCGTTCAATCAAGAAGTTTTAATTGAAGAATACATTGACGGACGCGAATTAAACGTTGCAATACTAGGGAACCAGATTCTACCAATTTCGGAAATTCGTTTTGACGGACTACCGGATGAGTTTCCTAAAATTGTTACGTATGAAGCAAAATGGTCGCCGGAAAGTGTCTATTTCAAAAATACAATTCCAAGATGTCCCGCACCTCTTGATGACAACCTGAAACAAAAAATTGAGAAGATGGCAATGGAAGCATTCGAAGCTCTGGAATGCCGGGACTATGCGCGCGTTGACATCCGCTTGAATCAGAGAAATGTTCCTTATGTTATTGAAGTGAATCCTAATCCGGATATTTCTCCCGATACCGGTTTTGTCCGTTCTGCTGCAACCGCGGGTATTGGCTATGATGAATTGCTTTTTAAAATTTCAACTTTCGCATTAAAGAGAATGACATATGATACGCAAGCTGCAAGCTAG
- a CDS encoding GNAT family N-acetyltransferase has protein sequence MIRKLQASDRAKLVSIIETTHNFTEDEKKVAIELIDEAIANPNHEYYNVFVSENENKIDGYHCVGKRALTDGVFDLFWIVVDGSTQNKGIGKQLLDHSENFVKESNGRWILAETSSKDSYNATRNFYMRNKYSIVSQIKDFYAVNDNLIVFGKYIKT, from the coding sequence ATGATACGCAAGCTGCAAGCTAGTGATAGAGCGAAACTTGTCTCTATCATTGAGACTACACATAATTTTACTGAAGACGAAAAAAAAGTTGCAATTGAATTAATTGACGAAGCGATCGCTAATCCGAATCATGAATATTACAATGTATTCGTTTCGGAAAATGAAAATAAAATTGATGGTTACCATTGTGTTGGTAAAAGAGCGCTGACCGACGGCGTGTTTGATCTATTTTGGATTGTTGTTGACGGTTCTACTCAAAACAAAGGAATCGGCAAACAACTTCTGGATCATTCTGAAAATTTTGTGAAAGAAAGCAACGGAAGATGGATACTTGCCGAAACATCTTCTAAGGATAGCTACAACGCTACAAGAAATTTTTATATGAGGAATAAATACTCGATAGTCTCCCAAATAAAAGATTTTTACGCTGTCAACGACAACTTGATTGTCTTTGGCAAGTACATTAAAACATAA
- a CDS encoding KamA family radical SAM protein → MELWQQMVRDSVHSVDQLVEKFGIDRTVAEGLDEFFQARINPYYLSLIREPGDPIWKQCVPDKAELDDMDGFEDPLQEDRMSPVPNITHRYPDRALFLTTSQCGMYCRFCTRKRKVGNSDKISMKELESAFKYLEKHTEIRDVIMSGGDPLMLTDVMLEKILKRLRQIPHLEIIRIGSKMPCVLPQRITPKLVDMIKKYHPVYVNTHFNHPWEITPESTKACEMLANAGIPVSNQAVLMKGVNDDAEVMRELFTKLLKIRVRPYYLYMADETRGANHFRTSLDKGLEIMQKLRGYTSGLAIPHFVIDAPGGGGKIPILPQYVLHRDEDRVVMKNYKGEIFVYREAHNGEAKPEVSIPIEIVEKENGSNGNGSNGSNGNGSNGNGSNGNGSNGSSKKPKNYKEKVEVTEVATSNN, encoded by the coding sequence ATGGAACTCTGGCAGCAAATGGTTAGAGATAGCGTTCACTCTGTTGATCAACTTGTGGAGAAGTTTGGAATTGACCGGACAGTAGCAGAGGGCTTGGATGAATTTTTCCAGGCAAGAATAAATCCTTACTACCTTTCATTAATCCGTGAACCCGGCGATCCGATCTGGAAACAATGTGTTCCGGATAAAGCAGAGCTGGATGATATGGACGGTTTTGAAGATCCTCTTCAGGAAGATCGAATGAGTCCCGTTCCCAATATTACTCACCGGTATCCGGACAGAGCTTTATTTCTTACAACGAGTCAATGCGGAATGTACTGCCGCTTCTGTACAAGAAAAAGAAAAGTCGGTAACTCAGATAAAATTTCGATGAAGGAACTTGAATCCGCTTTCAAATACTTGGAAAAGCATACAGAGATTAGAGATGTAATTATGTCCGGCGGCGATCCGCTGATGCTTACAGATGTTATGCTGGAAAAGATTTTAAAACGGCTGCGTCAAATTCCTCATTTAGAGATCATCCGCATCGGTTCGAAGATGCCGTGCGTTCTTCCGCAGCGAATAACACCAAAGCTTGTTGATATGATAAAGAAGTATCACCCGGTCTATGTTAATACACATTTTAATCATCCGTGGGAAATTACACCAGAGAGCACAAAAGCTTGTGAGATGCTCGCTAATGCGGGAATTCCGGTAAGCAATCAAGCTGTTCTGATGAAAGGTGTGAATGACGATGCCGAAGTGATGAGAGAATTATTTACCAAACTTCTTAAGATTAGAGTGAGACCTTATTACTTGTATATGGCAGATGAAACACGAGGCGCTAATCACTTCCGCACATCGCTTGATAAAGGTCTTGAGATCATGCAGAAACTGCGCGGATATACAAGCGGTCTTGCAATTCCTCATTTTGTTATTGACGCACCCGGCGGCGGCGGTAAGATACCGATTCTTCCGCAATACGTTCTACACCGCGATGAAGACAGAGTTGTTATGAAGAATTACAAAGGTGAGATTTTCGTTTACCGAGAAGCTCATAACGGAGAGGCAAAACCGGAAGTTAGTATTCCTATTGAAATAGTGGAGAAGGAAAACGGTTCAAATGGAAATGGTTCGAACGGTTCTAATGGTAATGGCTCTAACGGCAACGGATCCAATGGCAACGGTTCTAACGGTTCATCTAAGAAACCGAAGAATTATAAAGAGAAAGTTGAAGTAACAGAAGTTGCGACAAGTAATAATTGA
- a CDS encoding outer membrane beta-barrel protein, with translation MKYYLIIITFVLTSFSSAQSNLSVYVKGGLNYSAMRNTGYESPGNYNSNIDRFYYSVNLGIKYAINENNRLYLNGEITRSKLSHDYGGWGSDHYTFTSYPVTLGYEYIFLTGSEFKLYTGAGMSYIFRESEVLVLDDMPLFRPFSVRDSGFGFEMKIGSEYKLDGNLYLLGEINYRLLNDVEALKLMSGVKVNLSGVSLSVGLLFRI, from the coding sequence ATGAAATATTATCTTATCATCATTACATTTGTTCTCACTTCCTTCTCGTCGGCTCAGAGCAATTTATCGGTTTACGTAAAAGGAGGATTGAATTATTCAGCAATGAGAAATACAGGATACGAATCACCAGGAAATTATAACTCTAATATCGATAGATTTTACTACAGTGTTAATCTTGGAATTAAATATGCTATAAATGAAAACAATCGATTATACTTAAACGGTGAGATAACACGCTCAAAATTATCTCATGATTACGGCGGATGGGGAAGCGACCATTATACATTTACATCTTATCCGGTAACTTTAGGTTATGAATACATTTTTCTTACCGGTTCTGAATTTAAGTTATATACAGGTGCAGGAATGTCATATATATTCCGTGAGAGTGAGGTACTGGTATTAGATGATATGCCCCTGTTTCGGCCATTTAGTGTCCGTGACAGCGGCTTTGGATTTGAAATGAAAATTGGCTCAGAATATAAATTAGATGGAAATCTATATTTACTCGGAGAGATAAATTACCGGTTACTAAATGATGTTGAGGCACTTAAGCTTATGTCTGGAGTAAAAGTAAATCTTTCCGGTGTAAGTTTGTCTGTGGGATTACTATTTAGAATATAA
- a CDS encoding outer membrane beta-barrel protein, with product MKYYLLALMIIACTFSTAQSSFSVYLRGSLNYTPMRGLEHDLVEWKITEIDRFNFSPHFGIKYSINEKHCLYLDAEWISAKLSYGPEGFQNHYTFAGYPVTFGYEYFIDTNSGFKPYLGAGISYLFFNTERTEWWTGSTENLTDKGFGMEVKFGSEYKLTGNFFITGEIIYRYLSDMERNNDRNLNKVNLSGLASSIGILFKM from the coding sequence ATGAAATATTATCTATTAGCATTAATGATTATTGCATGCACATTTTCAACGGCGCAAAGCAGTTTCTCAGTTTATCTTAGAGGCAGTTTGAATTACACTCCCATGCGAGGTCTGGAACACGATTTAGTTGAATGGAAGATAACTGAGATTGACAGATTTAATTTCAGTCCTCATTTTGGAATAAAATATTCCATTAATGAAAAACATTGTTTATACCTGGACGCCGAATGGATAAGCGCAAAATTATCTTATGGACCGGAAGGCTTTCAGAATCATTACACATTTGCAGGTTATCCGGTAACATTTGGTTATGAGTATTTCATAGATACTAATTCCGGATTCAAGCCATATCTAGGAGCCGGTATTTCGTATCTGTTTTTTAATACGGAGAGAACGGAATGGTGGACCGGTTCAACAGAGAATTTAACGGATAAGGGCTTTGGTATGGAAGTTAAATTCGGTTCTGAATATAAATTAACCGGTAATTTCTTTATTACCGGTGAAATAATTTATCGCTATTTGAGCGATATGGAGCGGAACAATGATCGCAATCTGAATAAAGTGAATCTTTCCGGCTTAGCGTCTTCAATAGGAATATTGTTTAAAATGTAA
- a CDS encoding T9SS type A sorting domain-containing protein — MKYYFTLFITLFVLVLNTKAQWQQIQTVPLFTNGYCIEAIGDDFAVMSASQSKISITQDAGITWTQKSLPKNNAIDISLVSKTIFYVAADDGTFYKTTDGGDNWTIIYSNPQKTGYGNYIEMFTPTDGIAMGDGDINTKIPLFIKTTNGINWTETCTQSIGGAAADGWKSLDFVNSNIGYYSPKAGPIPRRLWKTNNGGLNWTETSFDVYADVLKFYNKDFGILAHFPTVYRTLDGANTWKDFPSPVSGFTPPALDIEFVPNNPNKVWMSYYNGLFFSNDSGKTWLQQSIPNTTNTFFDITFANEEIGWLLCTNGKLFYTNNCGGYFTSDVQEKILPEDFELSQNYPNPFNPVTTISYSIPKQSSVKLKIYDLLGNEIAVLINEEKSAGNYDVKFNGSSLPSGVYFYTLQAGDFYQTRKLVLLK; from the coding sequence ATGAAATATTATTTCACCTTGTTTATTACTCTCTTCGTGCTGGTGTTAAACACAAAAGCACAATGGCAGCAGATTCAAACGGTTCCACTATTTACCAATGGATATTGTATAGAAGCAATAGGTGATGATTTTGCTGTAATGAGTGCCTCTCAAAGTAAAATATCGATAACCCAGGATGCGGGTATAACCTGGACTCAAAAATCATTACCGAAAAATAACGCCATTGATATTTCATTGGTAAGTAAAACTATTTTTTATGTTGCTGCCGATGATGGGACATTTTATAAAACAACGGATGGTGGTGATAACTGGACTATAATTTACTCGAATCCTCAGAAAACGGGTTATGGAAATTATATTGAAATGTTCACTCCGACAGACGGCATTGCAATGGGCGATGGTGATATCAATACGAAGATCCCTCTTTTTATTAAAACAACGAATGGAATAAATTGGACTGAAACTTGTACTCAGTCCATTGGCGGCGCGGCTGCTGACGGGTGGAAAAGCCTGGACTTTGTTAATTCAAACATAGGTTACTACTCACCTAAAGCCGGGCCGATTCCTCGTAGACTCTGGAAAACAAATAACGGCGGTCTAAATTGGACAGAGACCAGCTTTGATGTTTATGCAGATGTGCTAAAATTTTATAACAAAGATTTCGGTATTCTCGCACACTTTCCAACAGTTTATAGGACGTTAGATGGCGCCAATACCTGGAAGGATTTTCCGTCTCCTGTCTCTGGTTTTACTCCCCCGGCCTTAGATATTGAATTTGTGCCCAACAATCCCAATAAGGTATGGATGAGCTATTATAACGGATTATTTTTCAGTAATGATTCTGGAAAAACTTGGTTGCAGCAAAGCATACCAAATACTACCAATACATTCTTTGATATTACATTCGCAAATGAAGAGATAGGCTGGTTGCTTTGTACTAACGGTAAATTATTTTATACGAACAACTGCGGAGGTTATTTTACAAGTGATGTACAAGAAAAAATCCTTCCCGAAGATTTTGAATTGTCACAGAATTATCCGAATCCGTTCAATCCCGTCACGACAATTTCTTATTCAATACCAAAACAGAGTAGTGTCAAGTTAAAGATATATGATCTATTGGGAAATGAAATTGCAGTTCTGATTAATGAAGAGAAATCTGCCGGTAATTACGATGTGAAGTTTAACGGCAGTTCATTACCAAGCGGTGTTTATTTTTACACTCTGCAAGCCGGAGATTTTTACCAGACAAGGAAATTAGTTTTACTTAAATAA
- a CDS encoding T9SS type A sorting domain-containing protein, with translation MKKYIYITFLLVMAAELYGQDYYPAHRSNLWVYNLSGSPSSRKVSVISDSLLPNGKHYSVMNPVDLIHGQYVRTDSEYVYFFYPNTNKEIPFFMLKGKVEDRREVSMRDFMNVTITKIDSTIMFNEKTHLISYLLGSMTITEVTLSDKFGITSVSFYDDPPAPWPSNVYTLAGCVIDGKTFGNVTSVLESGEIPDKIELYQNYPNPFNPSTTIIYSLPHSGFVSIRVYDLVGREIALLVNENKSAGNYSVHFDGSKLSSGVYYYRIQAGEFSTVKKMLLMK, from the coding sequence ATGAAGAAATACATATACATAACTTTTTTGTTGGTAATGGCCGCTGAACTATATGGTCAGGACTATTATCCTGCGCATAGATCGAATCTATGGGTCTATAATTTATCGGGATCACCATCAAGCAGAAAGGTCTCTGTGATTTCAGATTCATTGCTTCCTAACGGCAAACATTATTCAGTAATGAATCCGGTGGATTTAATACATGGTCAATATGTAAGAACGGATTCCGAGTACGTATACTTCTTTTATCCCAATACGAATAAGGAAATACCTTTTTTTATGCTGAAAGGAAAAGTCGAGGATAGAAGAGAAGTATCGATGAGAGATTTTATGAATGTCACTATAACAAAAATCGACAGTACGATAATGTTTAATGAGAAAACTCATTTAATAAGTTATTTACTCGGAAGTATGACGATAACAGAGGTTACGTTATCAGACAAATTTGGCATAACTAGTGTTTCTTTTTACGATGATCCGCCGGCACCCTGGCCAAGTAATGTATACACTCTTGCGGGCTGTGTGATCGACGGAAAAACATTTGGCAATGTTACATCAGTCCTAGAGTCAGGCGAGATACCGGATAAAATTGAGCTATATCAGAATTATCCCAACCCGTTCAATCCTTCAACAACTATAATTTATTCGCTCCCCCATTCCGGGTTCGTTTCAATTAGAGTTTACGATCTCGTCGGGCGGGAAATTGCATTACTCGTTAACGAAAACAAATCAGCCGGAAATTATTCAGTGCATTTCGACGGAAGCAAGTTATCGAGCGGTGTTTATTATTATAGAATTCAAGCCGGAGAATTTTCAACTGTCAAAAAAATGTTATTGATGAAGTAA